The following proteins are encoded in a genomic region of Drosophila bipectinata strain 14024-0381.07 chromosome XL, DbipHiC1v2, whole genome shotgun sequence:
- the Rbf gene encoding retinoblastoma family protein, whose protein sequence is MSEPEPQELGAEVVSGSLVSTEDTQELTKAKYNNLCRELNIDRQTEKDGYQMFHEVSQRCSLEGEFPHWLGCALFAACRQSSTPTVIGQDAVVRGNCVSLNNLLRCCQMSIYDFKTKIKQWCDMANLPQEFVNEIEVLERRFSITFTLYKRYRSIFDQLFTCPPNEKKPSKYISLHSNHAHGKCSYIKLDDITWRLFLCAKNQKPSTTVDLVTSFNLMICCIDLIYNNVLFEKRADLINPKFEGLPANWLEQDFRHQQHCILDHFCDMTEEARAMKATTFREIMSSFMQTSTIYGQKDTMLGLLANENFERNLKSLNISYEQYVLSVGEFDERILSAYDAGDHTGMNDQALRPPVTPLTRKQDLPAATAMAGDKFEPVLNATTNVKQLAAFARITEPTEFVMQAGPEVIAKLLNNIDEMQKKFLAKYTSPEAKSRFKLAKSFYFYLLDQILQAEIRNKPDIDLKRLLVQKISLDIFNITLMACCVELVLEAYKTEAYKFPWVLECLSISSFEFQKIIEIVVRHGSHGCLTRSLIKHLNSVEETCLEKLAWVSKSPLWTVISSASSPLPTSLDVNRNRTAGPLEIFLRKLYLLAWLRIQKLCSELALCDPERIWHIFEHSITHETDLMKDRHLDQNIMCAIYIYIRVKRMEDPKFSDIMRAYRNQPQAVNSVYREVLIGVNEDGEPKVKDIIYFYNQIYVPAIKKFAIEHLSMTPDVSGGCTISSTDLLLSPHPKERAAQPKKVTQNHSLYVSQMSKNEIQQSPNEIVYRFYRSPAKELQLMNEKVRGGKRMLSFGDEPTPGIEPETKRNVRELPGHLSQIKAVMDDREKEQERELREQVEPRSAGTASAGEHET, encoded by the exons ATGAGCGAACCCGAGCCGCAGGAGCTGGGTGCCGAGGTGGTCAGCGGATCTCTCGTCTCCACAGAGGACACCCAGGAGCTGACCAAGGCCAAGTACAACAATCTGTGCCGGGAACTGAACATAGACCGTCAAACGGAGAAGGATGGCTACCAAATGTTTCACGAGGTCTCACAGCGATGCTCATTGGAG GGTGAGTTTCCGCACTGGCTGGGCTGTGCACTGTTCGCCGCCTGTCGCCAATCTAGCACCCCCACTGTAATAGGTCAGGATGCAGTGGTCCGGGGCAATTGTGTCTCCCTCAACAATCTCCTGCGCTGTTGTCAAATGAG TATCTACGACTTTAAGACCAAGATAAAGCAATGGTGCGACATGGCCAACCTGCCGCAGGAGTTTGTCAACGAGATCGAGGTGCTGGAACGCAGATTCAGCATTACCTTCACGCTGTACAAACGCTATCGCTCCATTTTTGACCAGCTATTCACCTGTCCGCCCAACGAGAAGAAGCCTTCGAAGTACAT TTCCCTGCACTCCAACCACGCCCACGGTAAATGCTCGTACATCAAGCTGGACGACATCACTTGGCGGCTGTTTCTGTGCGCCAAGAACCAGAAGCCCAGCACCACGGTGGACCTGGTGACGTCCTTCAACCTGATGATCTGTTGCATCGATCTGATATACAACAACGTGCTGTTCGAGAAGCGCGCCGATCTCATCAATCCCAAATTCGAGGGCCTGCCAGCCAACTGGTTGGAGCAGGACTTCCGCCACCAGCAGCACTGTATTCTTGACCACTTCTGCGATATGACCGAAGAGGCCAGGGCCATGAAGGCCACCACCTTCCGTGAGATTATGTCTAGTTTCATGCAGACCTCG ACCATCTATGGACAGAAGGACACCATGCTGGGGTTGCTGGCCAATGAGAACTTTGAGCGCAATCTGAAATCGCTCAATATTAGCTACGAGCAGTATGTGCTCAGTGTCGGCGAGTTCGATGAGCGCATCCTTAGCGCCTACGATGCTGGCGATCACACCGGCATGAACGACCAAGCCCTGAGACCGCCGGTGACGCCTCTCACCCGCAAACAGGATCTGCCCGCCGCCACCGCAATGGCTGGTGATAAGTTTGAACCCGTCCTGAATGCCACCACCAATGTCAAGCAGCTGGCCGCCTTTGCCCGTATCACGGAGCCCACGGAGTTTGTCAT GCAAGCTGGGCCAGAGGTGATCGCCAAGCTGCTGAACAACATCGATGAGATGCAGAAGAAATTCCTCGCCAAGTATACGTCACCGGAGGCGAAGAGCCGATTCAAGCTGGCCAAGTCCTTTTACTTCTATCTGCTGGACCAGATCCTGCAGGCGGAGATCAGGAACAAGCCGGACATCGATCTCAAGCGGCTGTTGGTGCAGAAGATCTCCCTCGACATCTTCAACATCACGCTGATGGCCTGCTGCGTGGAACTGGTGCTGGAGGCCTACAAGACGGAGGCCTACAAGTTTCCCTGGGTGCTCGAGTGTTTAAGTATTAGTTCGTTCGAGTTTCAGAAGATCATCGAGATCGTGGTGCGCCACGGCTCACATGGCTGTCTGACTCGGTCGCTGATCAAGCACCTGAACTCCGTCGAGGAGACGTGCCTGGAGAAGCTGGCCTGGGTCAGCAAATCGCCCTTGTGGACCGTGATCTCTTCGGCTTCATCGCCGCTGCCCACGTCCCTGGATGTGAACCGGAATCGTACAGCCGGTCCTCTGGAGATCTTTCTGCGCAAGTTATACTTGCTGGCTTGGCTCCGCATCCAGAAACTCTGCTCGGAGCTGGCCCTCTGCGATCCGGAGCGTATCTGGCACATCTTCGAGCACTCGATCACCCACGAGACCGATCTGATGAAGGACCGCCACCTCGATCAAAATATCATGTGtgcaatatatatctatattagA GTAAAGCGAATGGAGGACCCCAAATTTAGTGACATTATGCGGGCGTATCGCAACCAACCGCAGGCGGTGAACAGCGTCTACCGGGAGGTGCTCATCGGGGTGAACGAGGATGGGGAGCCGAAGGTGAAGGATATCATCTACTTCTACAATCAAATCTATGTGCCGGCGATTAAGAAGTTTGCCATCGAACACCTGAGCATGACGCCAGATGTGAGCGGTGGTTGCACGATCAGTAGCACGGACCTGCTGCTCTCGCCCCATCCCAAGGAGCGGGCCGCCCAGCCGAAGAAGGTTACCCAAAATCACTCGCTCTATGTCTCGCAGATGTCGAAGAACGAGATCCAGCAGTCTCCCAATGAGATTGTCTACCGGTTCTACCGTAGTCCTGCCAAG gaacTCCAGCTAATGAACGAGAAGGTGCGCGGTGGCAAACGCATGCTGAGCTTCGGGGACGAGCCCACACCCGGCATAGAGCCGGAAACGAAGCGAAACGTCCGAGAGCTGCCGGGCCATCTCAGCCAGATTAAGGCCGTGATGGATGACCGGGAAAAGGAGCAGGAACGGGAGCTGAGGGAGCAGGTCGAGCCACGGTCCGCTGGTACGGCTAGTGCAGGAGAACATGAGACATAG